One Rhizoctonia solani chromosome 3, complete sequence genomic region harbors:
- a CDS encoding The BTB (BR-C, ttk and bab)/POZ (Pox virus and Zinc finger) domain, with protein sequence MSLAEIWYVSIVRWYMRIEFTDWQLVTWLLLLSTCESLSHTLELPLKSPRMVDAATIPNTLPPPNEGFTHGGDLVLRSTDNVDFSVHALFLSVASPVFSDLLKSGSREEVVLFSERAELLALMLKFIYPRPTPNITSLDLLDDAYA encoded by the coding sequence ATGTCTCTTGCGGAAATCTGGTATGTTTCTATCGTACGGTGGTATATGCGTATTGAATTTACCGATTGGCAACTTGTCACGTGGTTGCTTCTTCTAAGCACGTGCGAGTCTCTCAGCCACACCTTAGAATTGCCTTTGAAGTCGCCTCGCATGGTCGACGCAGCAACTATTCCCAATACGCTACCCCCGCCCAACGAAGGTTTCACTCACGGGGGCGATCTCGTCCTGCGCAGTACGGACAACGTAGACTTTAGCGTCCATGCACTTTTCCTATCCGTTGCCTCTCCCGTATTTTCTGATTTGCTCAAATCTGGGAGTCGTGAAGAAGTCGTGCTGTTCTCGGAGAGAGCAGAGCTACTGGCTCTCATGCTCAAGTTTATCTACCCACGACCTACACCGAATATTACATCCCTAGATCTCTTGGACGATGCTTACGCGTAG